From Gemmatimonadota bacterium, one genomic window encodes:
- a CDS encoding class I SAM-dependent DNA methyltransferase yields the protein MTNNLSTRADFGEHIGFIWSIAELLRGNYKQSEYGKVVLPFTVLRRLDCVLVPTKDAVQAQLESLPENIDDTMRETMLNMASGNNFHNTSPFTFERLLDDPDNIAANLNNMINGFSYDARDIFIDRFNLPEQVARLDRDNLLYLIVSRFAQADLHPDRVSNLQMGYIFEELIRRFSEQSNETAGEHFTPREVIRLMVNLLFLEDEAALTQRGIIRKLYDPACGTGGMLSIAEDYLRELNPEASLIVYGQELNDESYATCKSDMMIKGQDAKNIHPGNSFTEDGLPDEKFDYLLSNPPFGVEWKKVESEVKDEANLLGYKGRFGAGLPRVSDGSLLFVQHMISKFNQNDDLSRLAVVLNGSPLFTGSAGSGESEIRRWIIENDYLEAIIALPTDMFYNTGIATYIWIITNQKTPQRKGKVQLINATDFHVAMIQSLGSKRKEISDQQIAEITQLFGDFEDVQDRVKIFDNVDFGYQRITVERPLKRNFQVCEDRIEILKSARSFTRLSQELQQRIIEVLGTLEGDYKYKNRDEFIRLLTDAFTGAQVNITAAQLKLIYQSLSEYDETADVCTNRKGEPEPDPDLRDYENVPLREDIDEYFEREIQPHVPDAWIDYSKTKVGYEIPFNRYFYTFKPPRPLDEIGADLIGVTDVIVEMIEGVTDGIVETVGGILNG from the coding sequence ATGACAAATAATTTGAGTACCCGTGCGGATTTTGGTGAACATATCGGTTTTATCTGGTCTATTGCCGAACTTCTGCGGGGCAATTACAAGCAATCGGAGTACGGGAAGGTGGTGCTGCCGTTCACGGTTTTGCGACGGCTCGATTGCGTGTTGGTGCCCACGAAAGACGCTGTGCAGGCGCAATTGGAAAGTCTGCCTGAGAATATTGACGATACGATGCGCGAGACAATGCTCAATATGGCGAGTGGAAACAATTTTCACAATACAAGTCCGTTTACCTTTGAGAGACTGCTGGACGATCCCGACAATATTGCTGCTAATTTGAATAATATGATTAACGGGTTTTCGTATGATGCGCGTGATATTTTTATCGATCGTTTTAATCTGCCCGAACAGGTTGCGCGGCTCGACCGGGATAATTTGCTCTATCTGATTGTCAGCCGTTTTGCACAGGCGGATTTACATCCGGATCGCGTTTCCAATCTGCAGATGGGATATATTTTTGAAGAACTCATCCGCAGGTTTTCCGAACAGAGCAATGAGACGGCTGGCGAGCATTTTACGCCTCGTGAAGTTATCCGGTTGATGGTCAATCTTCTTTTTTTAGAGGATGAGGCCGCGCTTACCCAACGGGGTATTATTCGCAAGTTGTACGATCCGGCGTGTGGCACGGGAGGGATGCTTTCTATTGCGGAGGATTATCTCAGAGAACTCAATCCAGAAGCCAGTTTGATTGTGTACGGGCAGGAACTGAATGATGAGAGTTATGCGACTTGTAAGTCAGATATGATGATTAAGGGGCAAGATGCGAAAAATATTCATCCTGGTAATAGTTTTACAGAGGATGGCCTTCCCGATGAGAAATTTGACTATTTGTTGTCCAATCCGCCGTTTGGGGTTGAGTGGAAGAAGGTTGAATCCGAGGTTAAGGACGAAGCCAATCTCCTGGGGTATAAGGGACGCTTTGGCGCAGGGCTTCCGCGTGTTAGCGATGGTTCTTTGCTTTTTGTGCAGCACATGATTTCAAAGTTTAATCAGAATGACGATTTGTCCCGTCTGGCTGTTGTGCTCAATGGGTCGCCTCTTTTTACGGGCAGCGCGGGTAGTGGGGAGAGCGAGATCCGTCGCTGGATTATTGAGAATGATTATTTGGAAGCGATTATAGCCCTGCCTACAGATATGTTTTACAATACGGGCATTGCGACGTATATCTGGATTATTACTAATCAGAAGACGCCGCAACGCAAGGGTAAAGTGCAATTGATCAATGCCACAGATTTTCACGTTGCAATGATCCAGAGCCTGGGTAGCAAGCGCAAGGAGATTTCCGATCAACAGATCGCGGAGATTACGCAACTTTTTGGTGATTTTGAGGATGTGCAGGACCGGGTGAAGATTTTTGACAATGTTGATTTCGGGTATCAACGCATTACCGTTGAACGCCCGCTCAAGCGCAATTTTCAGGTGTGTGAAGATCGCATTGAGATTCTCAAGTCGGCGAGGAGCTTTACCCGTTTGTCGCAAGAACTGCAACAACGCATTATTGAGGTTCTGGGTACACTTGAGGGTGATTACAAATACAAAAACCGCGATGAGTTTATTCGCCTTCTTACGGATGCTTTTACAGGGGCGCAAGTGAATATTACTGCGGCTCAATTGAAGTTGATCTATCAATCCTTGAGCGAGTATGATGAGACCGCTGATGTTTGTACCAATCGCAAGGGAGAACCAGAACCCGATCCCGATTTGCGCGATTATGAAAATGTGCCGTTGCGAGAGGATATTGACGAGTATTTTGAACGTGAGATTCAGCCTCATGTGCCCGATGCCTGGATAGATTACAGCAAGACAAAAGTGGGTTACGAGATTCCCTTTAACCGGTATTTCTATACGTTCAAACCGCCCCGCCCGTTAGATGAAATTGGTGCGGATTTGATAGGTGTGACGGATGTTATTGTTGAAATGATTGAAGGTGTGACGGATGGTATTGTTGAAACGGTTGGAGGGATTTTGAATGGGTGA
- a CDS encoding metallophosphoesterase translates to MPSHFVFVTDSHHHAAAEKDFGAPKMLTRSHEIHRAMVPAINACKADFIVHGGDVVCGGGAFEMPYDIYLQTIDEAKNAFDGLHAPTYYVPGNHDCDAQEGSFEAFARQFPIPETLDIVEAAPRLRLALANVYPVSPLEDSLGTWTEAHDRILREAAAKAHNDRCALILFIHPWVFPQYEAQADFVPGGIVTNAEQLMEAVKDLPAVVAIFTGHRHINRIRMYRDFLIVDTACLIGFPLGFREIWLTEDGYFKTRFRTLDLPDLMQASFDRSPIQTNQMWQGEIHDRDTEILIPRLKALWG, encoded by the coding sequence ATGCCTTCACACTTTGTCTTTGTCACAGACAGCCATCACCACGCCGCTGCCGAAAAAGACTTCGGCGCGCCAAAAATGCTGACGCGCAGCCATGAAATACACCGTGCAATGGTACCCGCCATCAACGCCTGCAAAGCGGACTTCATCGTACACGGCGGCGATGTGGTCTGCGGAGGTGGCGCATTTGAAATGCCCTATGATATCTACTTGCAAACCATAGATGAAGCCAAAAACGCATTTGACGGCCTTCACGCGCCCACATACTACGTCCCGGGCAATCACGATTGCGATGCCCAGGAAGGGAGTTTTGAGGCTTTTGCCAGACAATTTCCAATCCCCGAAACCCTGGACATTGTCGAAGCCGCGCCGCGCCTGCGCCTGGCACTCGCCAACGTGTATCCCGTCAGCCCACTGGAAGACAGTTTGGGCACCTGGACAGAAGCACACGACCGCATCTTGCGCGAAGCCGCCGCAAAAGCTCATAATGACCGCTGCGCCCTCATCCTGTTCATTCACCCCTGGGTCTTCCCCCAATACGAAGCACAGGCCGACTTTGTACCGGGTGGCATTGTCACCAACGCCGAGCAACTCATGGAAGCCGTAAAAGACCTGCCCGCTGTCGTAGCCATCTTCACCGGACACAGACACATCAATCGCATCCGCATGTATCGCGACTTCCTCATCGTTGACACCGCCTGCCTGATTGGTTTCCCCTTGGGCTTCCGCGAAATCTGGCTCACAGAAGACGGCTATTTCAAAACGCGCTTCCGCACACTGGACCTGCCCGACCTGATGCAGGCTTCCTTTGACCGCTCCCCCATACAAACAAATCAAATGTGGCAAGGTGAAATCCACGACCGCGACACAGAAATTTTGATCCCGCGACTAAAAGCCCTCTGGGGATAA
- a CDS encoding enoyl-CoA hydratase has product MSDKIIVQKDGGVGHIRLNQPEKHNAISYEMWQGMARAIDDFESDDAVRVIVLSGEGGRAFSAGADISQFEAQRGTADAVEVYNATMGRAYEKLAQVLKPTIAKIAGYCIGGGLATALCCDLRIASDDSSFAIPAAKLGLGYGYGALKPLVGLVGPANACEILFTARRFNASEAYHMGLINRVLSRDELDAYVDDYAETIAGNAPLTISATKQIIAEIGKDADQRDLDLCQRVIDACFASEDYKEGRAAFMEKRKPDFQGR; this is encoded by the coding sequence ATGTCAGATAAAATTATTGTGCAGAAAGATGGTGGTGTTGGACATATTCGCCTGAATCAGCCAGAGAAACACAATGCCATTTCTTATGAGATGTGGCAGGGTATGGCGCGGGCTATTGACGATTTTGAATCGGATGATGCTGTTCGCGTTATTGTGCTTTCGGGCGAGGGCGGCAGGGCGTTTTCTGCGGGGGCAGATATTTCGCAATTTGAAGCGCAACGCGGGACGGCAGATGCGGTGGAGGTGTATAACGCGACTATGGGACGCGCTTATGAGAAGCTCGCGCAGGTGCTCAAACCCACGATTGCAAAAATTGCGGGGTATTGTATTGGCGGGGGGCTTGCGACTGCGCTGTGTTGCGATTTGCGGATTGCGTCCGATGATTCGTCTTTTGCCATTCCCGCTGCAAAGCTGGGCCTGGGATATGGGTACGGTGCGCTCAAACCGCTTGTGGGGCTGGTGGGTCCTGCCAATGCGTGCGAGATTTTGTTTACGGCGCGTCGGTTCAATGCTTCTGAGGCGTATCACATGGGTCTGATTAACCGGGTTTTGTCTCGGGATGAGTTAGACGCTTATGTGGATGATTATGCCGAGACCATTGCGGGTAATGCGCCGCTTACGATTAGCGCGACCAAGCAGATTATTGCAGAGATTGGCAAAGATGCAGATCAGCGCGATCTCGATTTGTGCCAGCGGGTTATCGATGCGTGTTTTGCGAGCGAGGATTACAAAGAGGGCCGCGCAGCATTTATGGAGAAGCGCAAGCCGGATTTTCAGGGGCGATAG
- a CDS encoding CaiB/BaiF CoA-transferase family protein, whose product MKNGHAPLARFTVLDLTRVRAGPTAVRQLADWGANIIKIEPPESIDEAKTMGGPRHGPDFQNLHRNKRGMTLNLKADVGREAFFRMVKRADVVVENFRPDVKDRLDIGYERCKRENPGIVYASISGFGQEGPYRLRPGFDQIAQGMGGLMWITGLPGQGPVRVGVPIADLASGLYTAIGILTALLQREETGEGQWVHTSLLEAQIAMLDFQAARWLIANEVPEQAGNNHPTSIPTGVFQTRDGYINIACSGELMWQRLCDVLGAGDLYRDERFSNGGVRLTNRDVLNEHLQKYFLGRDSAYWIDALNAAGVPCGPIYKMDEMWSDPQVMHLKMSRSVTNRVMGDCDVVRNATNLSNAPDLPYRASPERGEHTDEILSEFGFSEDEIAAMKEGNVV is encoded by the coding sequence ATGAAAAATGGACATGCACCTCTCGCCCGTTTTACTGTGCTCGATTTGACCCGCGTGCGCGCGGGTCCCACTGCTGTGCGTCAGCTCGCGGATTGGGGGGCGAATATTATTAAAATTGAGCCGCCTGAAAGTATTGACGAGGCGAAGACCATGGGGGGACCGCGTCACGGGCCGGATTTTCAGAATTTGCACAGGAATAAACGCGGGATGACTTTGAATCTCAAAGCCGATGTGGGTCGCGAGGCGTTTTTCCGCATGGTTAAGCGCGCAGATGTGGTTGTGGAGAATTTTCGGCCCGATGTTAAAGATCGCCTCGATATTGGGTATGAGAGGTGTAAGAGAGAGAATCCGGGTATTGTGTACGCGAGTATTTCGGGATTTGGGCAGGAGGGACCATATAGATTGCGCCCGGGTTTTGATCAGATTGCACAGGGTATGGGGGGGTTAATGTGGATTACGGGTTTGCCTGGGCAGGGTCCGGTGCGCGTTGGGGTGCCGATTGCAGATCTCGCTTCTGGTTTGTACACCGCTATTGGTATTCTCACTGCTTTGCTTCAGCGCGAGGAGACCGGGGAGGGGCAGTGGGTGCATACGTCATTGCTGGAAGCTCAGATTGCGATGCTGGATTTTCAGGCGGCGCGGTGGTTGATTGCAAATGAGGTGCCCGAGCAGGCGGGTAATAATCATCCCACGAGTATTCCGACGGGGGTGTTTCAAACCCGCGATGGGTATATCAATATTGCCTGTAGCGGGGAGCTTATGTGGCAGCGTCTGTGCGATGTGCTGGGCGCTGGGGATTTGTACAGGGATGAGAGGTTTTCCAATGGCGGAGTGCGGTTGACCAATCGGGATGTGCTGAATGAGCATTTGCAAAAGTATTTTTTAGGGCGAGATAGTGCCTATTGGATTGATGCGCTGAATGCCGCGGGTGTGCCGTGTGGGCCAATTTATAAGATGGATGAGATGTGGTCTGATCCGCAGGTTATGCACTTGAAGATGTCGCGTTCTGTGACTAACCGCGTTATGGGGGATTGTGATGTGGTGAGGAATGCGACTAATTTGAGCAATGCGCCAGATCTGCCCTACAGGGCGTCGCCCGAACGGGGTGAGCATACGGATGAGATTTTGAGTGAGTTTGGGTTTTCGGAAGATGAAATTGCGGCTATGAAAGAGGGGAATGTCGTTTGA
- a CDS encoding phytanoyl-CoA dioxygenase family protein — protein MRPTEMEEYLFDLRGYIVLKNAVDAEHLVKLNEIIDTYRDLEPDGWRGWVHRSGGPRHLHNIFEMGESFERLIDHPSWVHHMRRFVGGDDGLFIDESFIDIRSRGGATRIHSGAHKRRIRTQFRFHNNQFRCGQINILLALNDIGDGDGATMAIPGSHKSNLLHPAFEDPEGTGSGHSLDRVEAAVQIQLDAGDAVFFVDCMAHGSSERTRPGERRVAIIRYGPHWGNDRYGYQPSPELIARLTPERRKIVQPLPPKMPPGVQGVSY, from the coding sequence ATGCGACCGACTGAAATGGAGGAGTATCTTTTTGATTTGCGCGGCTATATTGTGCTCAAAAATGCCGTGGATGCCGAGCATCTCGTCAAACTCAATGAGATTATCGATACGTATCGCGATCTCGAACCCGATGGATGGAGGGGATGGGTTCATCGGAGCGGGGGCCCACGACATTTGCACAATATTTTTGAAATGGGTGAATCTTTTGAACGCTTGATTGACCATCCATCGTGGGTTCATCACATGAGGCGCTTTGTCGGTGGGGATGATGGTCTTTTTATAGATGAATCATTTATCGATATTCGGTCTCGGGGCGGTGCGACGCGCATTCATTCGGGCGCGCACAAAAGGCGTATCCGCACGCAGTTTCGCTTTCACAACAATCAGTTTCGCTGTGGGCAGATCAATATTTTGCTGGCGCTTAACGATATTGGGGATGGCGATGGGGCGACGATGGCGATTCCCGGTTCGCATAAGTCCAATTTGCTTCATCCCGCGTTTGAGGATCCCGAGGGCACGGGTAGTGGGCATTCGCTGGACCGCGTTGAAGCGGCTGTTCAGATTCAGCTCGATGCGGGTGATGCGGTTTTTTTTGTGGATTGTATGGCGCACGGTTCGTCAGAGCGCACGCGCCCCGGTGAGCGTCGCGTTGCTATTATTCGCTATGGTCCGCACTGGGGCAATGACCGATACGGCTATCAGCCTTCGCCCGAGTTGATTGCGCGTTTGACGCCTGAACGACGTAAAATTGTTCAGCCCTTGCCGCCAAAGATGCCGCCGGGTGTGCAAGGCGTAAGTTATTGA
- a CDS encoding HAD family hydrolase, with protein MYRTIFFDGYGTLFDKAFDALYEACQIIVDDLQIDMSKEAFLDHWDRYFFPLLREGDFISFWDAHIIGLEKTFTDLNVRANPESYTAGLFDAFGRVPLFCDVKPAIDALSDVKTGVISNADHEHLTSALRANALSFPVVVSSESARCYKPNPDIFFSAFEALGADPDQTLYVGDSQEDDIVGARRAGISIAWLNRDGAVRRDGIPEPDYEISSLSELCNILGEK; from the coding sequence ATGTACAGGACGATTTTTTTTGATGGGTATGGGACGCTTTTTGATAAGGCTTTTGATGCGCTGTACGAGGCATGTCAGATTATTGTCGATGATTTGCAGATCGATATGAGTAAGGAGGCGTTTCTCGATCACTGGGATCGCTACTTTTTTCCTCTGTTGAGAGAGGGAGATTTTATCTCGTTTTGGGATGCGCATATTATTGGCCTGGAGAAGACGTTTACGGATTTGAATGTGCGGGCAAATCCCGAGTCTTATACGGCAGGTCTTTTTGACGCTTTTGGCCGTGTACCCTTGTTTTGCGATGTGAAACCGGCTATTGATGCTTTGTCCGATGTGAAAACCGGGGTTATTTCCAATGCGGATCACGAGCATCTCACGTCTGCTTTGCGTGCTAATGCTCTGAGTTTTCCTGTTGTGGTTAGTTCGGAGTCCGCGCGGTGTTATAAGCCGAATCCCGATATTTTCTTTTCTGCGTTTGAGGCTCTCGGTGCCGATCCCGATCAGACTCTGTATGTTGGCGATTCTCAGGAGGACGATATTGTGGGGGCGAGGCGGGCTGGTATTTCCATTGCATGGCTCAATCGGGATGGGGCTGTGCGGCGGGATGGTATTCCAGAGCCTGATTATGAGATTAGCAGTTTATCGGAGTTGTGCAATATTCTTGGGGAGAAATGA
- a CDS encoding NAD(P)-dependent oxidoreductase: MKKILITGMSGLIGGAVREQLEGKYELRALNRRDVAGVDCRRADISDFDAICPAFEGVDTVVHLAAAIRSDFEGFVAHNIVGTYNVFEAALRAGVKRVIFASSGSVTAGWENDSPYGAIVSGRYDEVPESWDKFSHETPTRPRGIYGCTKVWGEALARHYADSTDLSVICLRIGAVNAEDRPNGTRGYSVWCSQSTIAGMVESCIEVSEDLKFDIFYVVSNNKYSYRDMTHARDVLGFEPEGDAEDYR, translated from the coding sequence ATGAAAAAAATTCTCATTACGGGTATGAGCGGGCTTATTGGCGGGGCTGTTCGCGAGCAGCTTGAGGGTAAGTATGAACTTCGTGCGCTCAATCGCCGCGATGTGGCTGGCGTGGATTGTCGGCGGGCTGATATTTCGGATTTTGACGCGATTTGTCCGGCGTTTGAGGGGGTTGATACGGTTGTGCATCTGGCTGCTGCGATTAGAAGCGATTTTGAGGGGTTTGTCGCGCATAATATCGTGGGTACTTATAATGTTTTTGAAGCGGCGCTCCGCGCCGGGGTCAAGCGCGTTATTTTTGCGAGTAGTGGGTCGGTGACAGCGGGTTGGGAGAATGATTCGCCGTATGGTGCGATTGTGTCGGGGCGATACGATGAGGTGCCCGAGAGTTGGGATAAATTTTCCCACGAGACGCCTACGCGCCCGCGTGGGATTTACGGTTGTACAAAGGTCTGGGGCGAGGCTTTGGCGCGGCATTATGCCGATAGTACGGATCTGTCTGTTATTTGTCTCCGCATTGGTGCGGTGAATGCAGAGGATCGGCCCAATGGTACGCGCGGTTATTCTGTGTGGTGCAGTCAAAGTACGATCGCTGGCATGGTTGAGTCGTGTATTGAGGTGTCCGAGGATCTCAAGTTTGACATTTTTTATGTGGTTTCGAATAATAAATACAGCTATCGGGATATGACGCATGCGCGCGATGTGCTCGGTTTTGAACCCGAGGGGGATGCGGAGGATTATCGGTGA
- a CDS encoding HigA family addiction module antitoxin: protein MPTMPPIHPGEILLEEFLQPLSISQYRLAKDISVPPRRINEIVHGKRAISADTALRLARYFGTTDRFWLNLQTRYNLELEKDRLGERLETEVSVLERQVLTDAR from the coding sequence ATGCCTACAATGCCCCCAATTCATCCGGGAGAGATCTTGCTTGAGGAGTTTCTCCAGCCTCTGAGTATTAGCCAGTATCGTCTGGCAAAGGATATTTCAGTTCCCCCTCGCCGGATTAACGAGATTGTTCACGGCAAGCGCGCTATTTCGGCAGACACTGCGCTTCGGCTGGCGCGCTACTTTGGAACCACGGATCGGTTCTGGCTCAATCTGCAGACACGCTACAATTTGGAGTTGGAGAAAGATCGTCTCGGTGAGCGATTGGAGACTGAGGTGAGCGTTTTAGAGCGTCAGGTGTTGACGGACGCCCGGTAG
- a CDS encoding type II toxin-antitoxin system RelE/ParE family toxin, whose protein sequence is MIESFRDRETERVFHRERSRKFSKILARSALKKLLLLDAADSIQDLRSPPGNRLERLTGDRRGQYSIRINEQWRLCFEWKGGRATNVEIVDYH, encoded by the coding sequence ATGATAGAATCATTCCGCGATAGAGAGACCGAGAGGGTATTCCACCGTGAGAGATCGCGGAAATTCTCGAAAATATTGGCTCGCTCGGCCTTAAAGAAGCTCCTTCTGTTGGACGCAGCCGATTCGATACAGGACTTGCGGTCGCCACCTGGTAATCGTCTGGAGAGACTCACAGGAGACCGCAGAGGTCAGTATAGTATCCGCATAAACGAACAATGGCGTCTTTGCTTTGAATGGAAGGGAGGACGTGCGACCAATGTGGAGATTGTCGATTACCATTAG